One window of the Rhizobiaceae bacterium genome contains the following:
- a CDS encoding diol dehydratase small subunit: MNSPLDLYPISEKAPEQAVSASGLSLDRLTLDAVVSGRIGAADIRISAEVLRLQAGIARAAGRDRLALNFERAAELVTVPQDVILETYEMMRPGRVSDAGLLAARAEMLRRDYGAHAIATLIDEAVAVYERRNLFRRRY, from the coding sequence ATGAACTCGCCACTGGACCTCTACCCGATTTCCGAGAAGGCGCCGGAGCAGGCCGTCTCGGCTTCGGGCCTGTCGCTTGATCGCTTGACGCTTGACGCCGTCGTTTCCGGACGCATAGGCGCGGCCGACATACGCATCTCGGCGGAGGTGCTGAGGCTTCAGGCCGGGATTGCGCGTGCCGCCGGCCGCGATCGGCTGGCCCTTAATTTCGAGCGCGCCGCCGAACTGGTGACGGTGCCGCAGGATGTCATCCTGGAAACATACGAGATGATGCGGCCGGGCCGCGTCTCGGACGCCGGCCTGCTTGCCGCTCGCGCTGAGATGCTGCGGCGCGACTACGGCGCCCATGCGATCGCGACGCTGATCGACGAGGCTGTCGCTGTCTACGAACGCCGAAATCTGTTTCGCCGGCGATATTGA
- a CDS encoding SDR family oxidoreductase: MILEGRTAIVTGAGSGIGRAGSEAMAREGAIVVVTDRDLEAAQATVERIAGMGGRAEACRLDVTDDAAVVALIGDVADRLGRIDILHNHAGVQVAGSVEEIDGTGFDRSWAVNVHAQFIACQVVLPIMKKQGGGVILNTSSNSGVFLDRAMTAYITSKAASITMTRQMALDVARYGIRVNALCPGWVDTPFNDPYTKQLGGREALEHAIAKIVPMGRFATVDEIAEVILFMVSDRSSYMTGHALVADGGESLAGGTNSGD; the protein is encoded by the coding sequence ATGATTCTTGAGGGACGCACGGCGATCGTCACGGGGGCAGGCTCCGGCATCGGGCGCGCTGGATCGGAAGCCATGGCGCGCGAGGGGGCGATCGTCGTGGTGACCGATCGTGACCTGGAAGCTGCGCAGGCGACTGTCGAGCGCATTGCCGGCATGGGCGGCCGGGCGGAGGCCTGCAGACTGGATGTGACCGACGACGCTGCAGTCGTCGCGCTTATCGGCGACGTCGCCGATCGGCTCGGCCGGATCGACATTCTGCACAATCATGCTGGCGTGCAGGTTGCCGGTAGCGTGGAGGAAATTGACGGCACCGGCTTCGATCGCTCGTGGGCCGTCAACGTCCATGCCCAATTCATCGCGTGCCAGGTAGTTCTTCCCATCATGAAGAAGCAGGGGGGCGGCGTGATCCTCAATACGTCGTCGAACTCCGGCGTATTCCTTGATCGCGCCATGACCGCCTACATCACCAGCAAGGCCGCGTCGATCACCATGACGCGCCAGATGGCCCTCGACGTTGCCCGGTACGGGATACGCGTCAACGCCCTGTGTCCCGGCTGGGTCGATACGCCTTTCAACGACCCTTACACGAAGCAGCTTGGCGGTCGCGAAGCTTTGGAGCACGCGATCGCAAAGATCGTGCCGATGGGGCGCTTTGCGACGGTGGACGAGATCGCTGAAGTGATCCTGTTCATGGTTTCCGATCGCTCGTCCTACATGACGGGCCACGCATTGGTCGCCGACGGCGGCGAATCGCTGGCTGGCGGGACCAATTCAGGCGACTGA
- the panC gene encoding pantoate--beta-alanine ligase has translation MSVSVARTVADLRAMVAEWRKAGARIAVVPTMGALHEGHLSLVRTALAQADRVVVTLFVNPKQFNSAADLSAYPRTEQSDAVKLLPLGAHLLYAPDGDQMYPDGFATTISVSGVSEGLCGACRPGHFDGVATVVAKLFLQTGADLAFFGEKDFQQLHVVRRMARDLDIPINIVPCPTVREPDGLAMSSRNLRLTIAERAVAPKLASALFEAAERIAVGACVDETLAETRSKIAAAGYARVEYLELRAEEDLAQIRTLDRPARLLAAAWLGETRLIDNARVSSRLTSRTGQQARRSDL, from the coding sequence ATGAGTGTGTCTGTCGCACGGACGGTTGCCGACCTGCGCGCGATGGTAGCGGAGTGGCGCAAGGCCGGCGCGCGCATTGCCGTGGTGCCGACGATGGGCGCTCTGCACGAAGGGCATCTCAGCCTTGTGCGCACCGCGCTCGCGCAGGCGGATCGCGTCGTCGTCACGCTGTTCGTCAACCCGAAGCAGTTCAACAGCGCTGCCGACTTGTCAGCCTATCCACGGACGGAGCAATCGGACGCAGTCAAACTGTTGCCGCTCGGTGCGCATCTTCTGTACGCGCCCGACGGTGATCAGATGTACCCGGACGGTTTTGCCACGACGATATCGGTGAGTGGCGTCAGCGAAGGGCTTTGCGGCGCCTGCCGGCCCGGGCATTTCGACGGTGTTGCGACGGTGGTGGCGAAGCTCTTCCTGCAGACCGGGGCTGATCTTGCCTTCTTCGGCGAAAAGGACTTCCAACAGCTTCATGTGGTGCGGCGCATGGCGCGCGATCTGGACATTCCGATAAACATCGTTCCATGTCCGACGGTCCGCGAGCCGGACGGACTGGCCATGTCTTCGCGCAATTTGCGTTTGACCATCGCTGAGCGCGCAGTCGCGCCCAAGCTTGCATCTGCCCTTTTCGAGGCGGCGGAGCGGATCGCCGTCGGCGCGTGCGTCGATGAAACGCTCGCGGAGACTCGGTCGAAGATCGCCGCGGCCGGTTACGCGCGTGTAGAATATCTTGAATTGCGGGCCGAAGAGGATCTGGCGCAAATACGAACGTTGGATAGGCCGGCGCGCCTTTTGGCGGCGGCTTGGCTTGGCGAGACGCGGCTGATCGACAATGCAAGGGTTTCTTCGCGTCTTACTTCACGGACAGGACAACAGGCCCGGAGATCGGATCTGTAA
- a CDS encoding antibiotic biosynthesis monooxygenase, translating to MARVAGAVDRFRERSWTSLQSSNAEAVVTAFNVVRFKVKSGMEDVFLDAHRNIAQDWPGLRHANIISAADGRYCIIAEWESAEALAAARAHMIATLNSFREALVDLGGGLGVTDPISGPVVLSVK from the coding sequence ATGGCGCGCGTTGCAGGTGCCGTTGACCGGTTTCGGGAACGCTCATGGACATCATTGCAATCATCTAACGCGGAGGCAGTCGTGACGGCATTCAACGTTGTGCGCTTCAAGGTCAAGAGCGGCATGGAAGACGTCTTCCTTGATGCTCACCGGAACATAGCTCAGGACTGGCCGGGCTTGCGTCATGCCAACATCATTTCAGCCGCCGACGGACGTTACTGCATCATCGCGGAATGGGAGAGCGCCGAGGCGCTGGCCGCTGCCCGGGCGCATATGATAGCGACTCTCAACAGCTTCCGCGAAGCTCTGGTCGATCTGGGGGGCGGACTGGGCGTTACAGATCCGATCTCCGGGCCTGTTGTCCTGTCCGTGAAGTAA
- a CDS encoding HNH endonuclease, whose amino-acid sequence MHDTDSFVRMPALDASAAQPPLSEVLLVFEKEVQAAFQDELYRVRDNGAVYRCARAGGRRRRPLDEVWTFGGLNRHSGYFEIAGHVVHRIVATAFHGACPSAEHVVDHIDTNRLNNRPDNLRWVTRLENILLNPITRARIELAYGSLEAFFANPGASTIPQWEWMRVVTKEQAEVSRQRLLAWAQTAQNGKGGKLDDWVFAPARPALPVDEAQLTAAQREAQEVPAFAFPVAEREVRIPGAVTKSPIFEPEPLDTPSLTESAFQRKWRTPTEFPQCPAEVGDEALADYLGRLSPGAVFTRSRYGENLVVEAGIGPDNVMSVVCSAPPNSVKGWTRAKVYIEGRLFCHESGGMFFEEASAMKAHCMAIGTPHEHYGETIDDYC is encoded by the coding sequence ATGCACGACACGGATTCCTTTGTGCGGATGCCGGCCCTGGACGCAAGTGCCGCGCAGCCGCCTCTTTCTGAGGTGCTTCTCGTTTTTGAGAAGGAAGTCCAAGCTGCGTTTCAAGACGAGCTGTACCGCGTGCGCGACAATGGCGCGGTTTATCGCTGCGCGCGGGCGGGTGGCCGGCGGCGCAGACCGCTTGATGAGGTTTGGACGTTCGGCGGCCTGAACCGGCACTCGGGGTATTTCGAAATCGCGGGGCACGTCGTTCACCGCATCGTTGCCACGGCCTTCCACGGCGCCTGTCCGTCAGCAGAGCATGTCGTGGATCATATCGACACGAACCGCCTCAATAACCGGCCGGACAATCTGCGCTGGGTGACGCGGCTCGAAAACATCCTATTGAACCCGATCACGCGGGCAAGGATCGAGCTGGCCTATGGCTCGCTCGAAGCGTTCTTCGCCAATCCCGGCGCCAGCACCATTCCACAGTGGGAATGGATGCGCGTCGTCACGAAGGAGCAGGCGGAAGTGAGCCGGCAGCGCCTGCTGGCGTGGGCGCAGACCGCGCAGAACGGGAAAGGCGGGAAGCTCGATGATTGGGTGTTTGCGCCGGCACGGCCTGCGTTGCCGGTTGATGAGGCGCAGCTGACGGCCGCGCAGCGGGAAGCACAGGAGGTGCCGGCCTTCGCGTTTCCGGTCGCAGAACGTGAAGTGCGGATACCGGGCGCGGTGACGAAAAGTCCTATCTTCGAGCCGGAGCCGCTTGATACGCCTTCGCTCACAGAGAGCGCGTTTCAGCGCAAGTGGCGCACGCCCACTGAATTTCCGCAATGTCCGGCGGAAGTCGGAGATGAGGCGCTTGCGGATTATCTCGGGCGGCTGTCGCCTGGAGCGGTGTTCACGCGCAGCCGCTACGGCGAGAACCTCGTGGTAGAGGCGGGCATCGGTCCTGACAACGTGATGTCGGTCGTGTGCAGCGCGCCGCCGAACAGCGTTAAGGGTTGGACGCGCGCCAAGGTTTACATCGAAGGACGATTGTTCTGCCATGAATCAGGCGGGATGTTCTTCGAGGAGGCCAGCGCCATGAAGGCTCACTGCATGGCTATTGGCACGCCGCATGAGCACTATGGCGAGACGATTGACGACTATTGCTAA
- a CDS encoding AAA family ATPase, with protein MTDSYLQLRKIAFSGPKKRADVEFNPGVNVICGASDTGKSFLAESIDFMLGGSTLKEIPERAGYGEAALELATSLGENWLLQRATSGGDFKLTDLNIKGAEPTILKQSHAHDRTDNVSGFLLGKIGLLGKRILKSSTKGTTQSLSFRNLARLVIVQEGEIQQSGSPFWGGQFTLKTPELATVKLLLTGVDDSNVVSAGASSEKDNSQQVALIDELIADLASDIADAGLDRADLSDQLERLEGSIESQREGLVSAQEELNQRLAARRDLLQQRSAIEGRLTEIEELLARFDLLREHYEVDTKRLAAIEESGSMFVHVQQAPCPLCGASPEAQHLDDDCDGDVDAIVQAAAAEIAKIEKLNAELHDTVKDLQGERGGLSSQLAEIIQEYESLDAEIRETVSPQVGDARGAFATLVEKRASVQKAISLYDRLDKLEQRKKTILEMDDSPEEKKQVAAGIPDSVSHALSLKIETILKAWNFPGECHVHFDKATSDFVIDGKPRGSRGKGLRAITHTAVTLALLEYCQEHSLPHPGFVVLDSPLLAYFQPEGDEDQALQGTDLKERFYKYLIQHHGSDSQVIIIENQHPPAVFEKDLTMTVFTRNPAEGRFGFL; from the coding sequence ATGACCGACAGTTACCTTCAACTTCGGAAGATTGCCTTCTCCGGTCCGAAGAAGCGCGCGGATGTCGAATTCAACCCAGGCGTCAACGTCATCTGCGGCGCGTCTGATACCGGCAAATCTTTCTTGGCTGAATCCATCGATTTCATGCTTGGTGGTTCAACCCTTAAGGAGATTCCTGAGCGCGCCGGATATGGCGAAGCCGCATTGGAGCTGGCGACCAGTCTTGGCGAGAATTGGCTGCTCCAAAGAGCAACGTCCGGCGGCGATTTCAAGCTGACAGACCTCAACATCAAAGGTGCAGAACCGACAATCCTGAAGCAAAGCCATGCGCATGATCGTACTGATAATGTTTCTGGTTTCCTGTTGGGAAAGATCGGTTTGCTTGGCAAACGTATCCTCAAGAGCAGCACGAAGGGAACAACGCAGAGCCTGAGCTTTCGCAATCTTGCTCGCCTCGTAATCGTGCAGGAGGGGGAAATTCAGCAGTCAGGTTCGCCTTTCTGGGGCGGACAGTTCACGCTCAAGACCCCAGAGCTTGCGACAGTCAAATTGTTGCTTACAGGCGTGGACGATTCAAATGTCGTTTCAGCCGGCGCTTCTTCTGAAAAGGACAATTCTCAACAGGTTGCCTTGATCGACGAACTGATTGCCGACCTCGCGAGCGATATTGCCGATGCTGGTCTGGATCGGGCTGACCTGTCAGATCAGTTGGAGCGGTTGGAGGGCTCGATCGAATCGCAGCGCGAGGGGTTAGTATCTGCGCAAGAGGAGCTTAATCAGCGACTCGCTGCCCGACGTGATTTGCTTCAGCAGCGTAGCGCCATTGAAGGCCGGCTTACGGAGATAGAGGAACTTCTGGCGCGCTTTGACCTTCTGCGAGAGCACTACGAAGTCGATACCAAGCGCCTCGCCGCGATTGAGGAGAGCGGTTCGATGTTCGTTCATGTGCAGCAGGCGCCTTGCCCTCTTTGCGGCGCTTCGCCAGAGGCGCAGCACCTCGATGACGACTGCGACGGGGATGTCGACGCGATCGTTCAGGCGGCGGCAGCAGAAATTGCGAAAATTGAGAAACTCAATGCTGAGCTGCATGACACAGTGAAGGATCTTCAAGGTGAACGCGGGGGCCTTTCGTCTCAGCTTGCGGAAATAATACAGGAGTACGAATCTCTGGACGCTGAGATTCGCGAAACGGTTTCTCCGCAAGTTGGCGATGCGCGCGGAGCGTTTGCGACCTTGGTAGAAAAGCGTGCCAGCGTCCAGAAGGCGATCAGCCTATACGACCGACTTGATAAGCTTGAACAGCGCAAGAAGACGATTTTGGAGATGGACGATTCGCCTGAAGAAAAGAAGCAGGTTGCCGCGGGCATTCCCGATTCGGTTTCGCACGCTTTGTCACTTAAGATTGAGACGATCCTTAAAGCTTGGAATTTTCCCGGTGAATGTCATGTTCACTTCGATAAGGCGACCAGCGATTTTGTGATTGATGGCAAACCCAGAGGTAGCAGAGGAAAAGGGCTCCGGGCGATCACACATACGGCCGTTACCCTCGCGCTCCTTGAATACTGCCAAGAGCATTCCCTGCCGCATCCGGGATTCGTGGTGCTCGACTCCCCGCTGCTGGCCTACTTCCAGCCGGAAGGGGATGAGGATCAGGCCCTTCAAGGCACTGACCTAAAGGAGCGGTTCTACAAATACCTCATTCAACATCACGGCAGTGACAGCCAGGTCATTATCATAGAAAACCAGCATCCGCCCGCGGTGTTCGAAAAGGACCTGACTATGACGGTGTTCACCCGAAATCCTGCCGAAGGGCGTTTCGGTTTTCTCTAG
- a CDS encoding threonine transporter — MSDSIRHTPFNSPLETGVRSLAILVAAYPAAFDLQRLIEMDYLVVHSSDAGGPESLHAPLPLRAGELLVRRGLIEKGLMLMMSRGLVQRLPTSEGISYMAGEGAAPFLASLTTEYAMRLKDRAEWAAAHFEGASTEEIRGITQSFFDRWTSQFQPTQRGLGS, encoded by the coding sequence ATGTCTGACAGCATCCGTCACACACCGTTTAACAGTCCGCTAGAGACAGGGGTTCGGTCTCTCGCGATTCTGGTGGCAGCTTATCCGGCGGCCTTCGATCTTCAAAGATTGATCGAAATGGATTATCTCGTCGTCCACTCCAGCGATGCTGGCGGACCCGAAAGCCTTCACGCGCCACTGCCCCTTCGTGCCGGTGAGTTACTCGTGCGACGTGGGCTGATTGAAAAGGGGCTGATGTTGATGATGAGCCGCGGCCTAGTCCAGCGGCTCCCGACGAGTGAAGGCATCAGCTATATGGCCGGAGAAGGCGCAGCGCCGTTCCTCGCTTCGCTCACCACAGAATATGCAATGCGTCTGAAGGACCGTGCCGAGTGGGCAGCCGCACACTTTGAAGGGGCTTCCACCGAGGAAATCCGCGGCATCACACAAAGCTTCTTCGACCGGTGGACAAGCCAGTTCCAGCCAACACAAAGAGGGCTGGGGTCATGA
- a CDS encoding restriction endonuclease, with product MISDADLKEIKPKTPTAQASSGHIQSGIPLPKAARVRTFSPAEWEEFIEEWSTSLGGSYGKVRRFGGSGDLGVDIAGFVASTGFEGAWDNYQCKHYSHPLRPSDAWVEIGKIIYYAHLGEYSSPRAHYFVCSQGIGTSLEKLLNDPDKLKIQTRANWDKHCKTGITDTCEVKLEGDLLAFFEAFDFKIFSSKSLIELIDGHATTGYHAVRFGGGLPLRPVAGAPPSAPAPEESRYIRQLLDAYADHLGSPLATPDDLKSNAAFSKDFLRQRERFYHAESLRNFARDTVPEGTFDALQDEVYHGVVDVCEGTYANGFERMKATVAQAAQVALTANALAPATKSQDRQGICHQLANDDRLTWVPNDV from the coding sequence GTGATTTCTGATGCAGATCTTAAAGAGATAAAGCCCAAGACGCCCACCGCTCAGGCTTCCTCGGGACACATCCAAAGTGGCATTCCGCTTCCGAAGGCTGCGCGCGTCCGTACGTTCTCGCCAGCTGAGTGGGAAGAGTTCATCGAAGAATGGTCGACATCACTCGGGGGCTCATACGGCAAAGTTCGACGTTTCGGCGGTTCGGGCGACCTTGGCGTTGACATTGCAGGATTTGTGGCGAGTACCGGCTTTGAGGGGGCTTGGGATAACTATCAGTGTAAACACTACAGTCATCCTCTTCGCCCAAGCGATGCCTGGGTGGAGATCGGCAAAATCATCTACTACGCGCATCTCGGAGAGTATTCGTCTCCCCGTGCGCACTACTTCGTTTGCTCGCAAGGGATAGGAACAAGCCTGGAGAAGCTTCTCAACGATCCTGATAAACTAAAAATTCAGACCCGAGCGAACTGGGATAAACACTGTAAGACAGGCATCACGGACACCTGCGAGGTGAAGCTCGAGGGTGATTTGCTCGCCTTCTTCGAGGCCTTTGATTTCAAAATATTTTCCTCAAAGTCGCTCATCGAGCTGATCGATGGTCATGCTACCACGGGATATCACGCCGTTAGATTTGGCGGCGGATTGCCGCTTCGTCCTGTCGCGGGTGCGCCCCCGTCAGCACCTGCACCGGAAGAAAGCCGGTACATTCGGCAGCTTCTTGACGCCTACGCCGATCATTTAGGCTCTCCGCTGGCTACGCCTGATGATCTGAAATCCAATGCTGCGTTCAGCAAGGATTTCCTCCGCCAGCGCGAGAGATTCTATCATGCAGAGTCGCTACGGAACTTCGCGCGCGATACCGTGCCTGAAGGAACGTTCGACGCCTTGCAGGATGAGGTTTACCACGGCGTCGTGGATGTTTGTGAGGGAACTTACGCGAACGGCTTCGAAAGGATGAAGGCGACCGTGGCGCAGGCCGCGCAAGTTGCGCTGACGGCCAATGCCCTCGCGCCTGCCACCAAGTCGCAAGACAGACAGGGCATTTGCCACCAGCTTGCCAACGATGACCGCCTGACTTGGGTGCCGAATGATGTCTGA
- a CDS encoding N-6 DNA methylase has translation MFYANGVKANVIFFDNREASPNPWTKEVWYYDYRTNIHHTLKKKPMRFEDLSDFITCYNPANRHERKETWDAEANPEGRWRKFSYDELVARDKTSLDVFWLKDKSLTDLDNLPEPDELAEEIIENLEAGLNSFRAVLASLGKAA, from the coding sequence ATCTTTTACGCGAACGGCGTGAAGGCAAACGTCATTTTCTTCGATAACCGAGAGGCCAGTCCGAATCCCTGGACGAAGGAGGTCTGGTACTACGACTACCGTACCAACATCCATCACACGCTGAAAAAGAAGCCGATGAGGTTCGAAGACCTCTCGGACTTCATCACCTGCTACAATCCCGCAAATCGCCACGAACGCAAAGAGACCTGGGATGCGGAAGCGAATCCTGAGGGACGTTGGCGTAAGTTCAGCTACGACGAGCTAGTAGCTCGCGACAAAACCAGCCTCGACGTGTTTTGGCTGAAAGACAAGAGCCTTACCGACCTCGACAATCTACCGGAGCCGGATGAACTTGCCGAAGAGATTATCGAGAACCTTGAGGCGGGGTTGAACAGCTTCCGTGCTGTGTTGGCTTCATTGGGCAAGGCGGCATGA
- a CDS encoding IS3 family transposase (programmed frameshift), with protein sequence MSKTTNKFSPEVRQRAVRLVLDHEPEHPSRWAAVSSVAAKIGCTAQTLNEWVKKFEVDAGKRAGVPTDMAAKLKALERENRELRQANEILRKASAYFCPGGARPPFQTMIAFIDDHREVHGVEPICKVLPIAPSTYRNHVAKRVDPEKLSARAKRDMALRPEIERVFAENFEVYGARKVWRQMLREGFTVARCTVERLMAGLGLHGVIRGKAIRTTVQDKAAPCPRDHVNRVFHAPAPNRLWLSDFTYVSTWSGFVYVAFVIDAYARRIVGWRVSRTAHAGFVLDALEQALHERRPIHRGGLVHHSDRGSQYVSIRYTERLAEAGIEPSVGSVGDSYDNALAETINGLYKAEVIHRRGPWRSFEAVEFATLTWVDWFNNRRLLEPIGNVPPAEAEERYYAMLEEPAMAA encoded by the exons ATGAGCAAGACGACGAACAAGTTTTCCCCCGAAGTGCGCCAGCGAGCCGTGCGGCTGGTTCTTGATCACGAGCCCGAGCATCCGTCGCGCTGGGCGGCGGTATCATCGGTGGCGGCCAAGATCGGCTGCACGGCGCAAACTCTGAATGAGTGGGTGAAGAAGTTCGAGGTTGATGCCGGCAAGCGGGCCGGTGTGCCGACGGACATGGCAGCGAAGCTGAAGGCTCTGGAGCGGGAGAACCGTGAGCTTCGACAGGCCAACGAGATCCTGCGCAAGGCGAGCGCTTATT TTTGCCCAGGCGGAGCTCGACCGCCCTTTCAAACGATGATTGCGTTCATTGACGATCACCGCGAGGTTCACGGGGTCGAGCCGATCTGCAAGGTGCTGCCGATCGCCCCGTCGACCTACCGCAACCATGTCGCCAAGCGGGTCGATCCCGAGAAGCTCTCGGCGCGGGCGAAGCGGGACATGGCCTTAAGGCCGGAGATCGAGCGCGTCTTCGCCGAGAACTTTGAGGTCTATGGCGCGCGCAAGGTCTGGCGGCAGATGCTGCGCGAAGGTTTTACCGTCGCGCGCTGCACCGTCGAACGTCTGATGGCCGGCCTGGGCCTTCACGGCGTCATCCGCGGCAAGGCCATCCGGACTACGGTGCAGGACAAGGCGGCGCCATGTCCGCGCGACCATGTGAACCGGGTCTTCCATGCTCCGGCGCCGAACCGCCTCTGGCTGTCGGACTTCACCTATGTCAGCACCTGGTCGGGTTTCGTCTACGTGGCCTTCGTCATCGATGCCTATGCCCGCCGGATCGTCGGCTGGCGGGTGAGCAGGACCGCCCATGCGGGCTTCGTCCTCGATGCTCTCGAACAGGCTCTGCACGAACGGCGGCCCATCCATCGCGGCGGTCTGGTGCACCATTCCGATAGGGGCTCTCAATATGTCAGCATCCGCTACACCGAGCGCCTGGCCGAAGCCGGCATCGAGCCCTCCGTGGGCAGCGTTGGAGATTCCTACGACAACGCTCTCGCAGAGACGATCAACGGGCTATACAAGGCCGAGGTCATCCATCGACGCGGACCGTGGCGAAGCTTCGAGGCCGTCGAGTTTGCCACGCTGACGTGGGTCGACTGGTTCAACAATCGCCGGCTGCTGGAGCCCATCGGCAACGTCCCGCCGGCTGAAGCCGAGGAGCGCTACTACGCCATGCTGGAAGAACCAGCCATGGCAGCGTGA
- a CDS encoding type I restriction-modification system subunit M, protein MSTAPIVSKVWSFCTTLRDDGVGYGDYLEQLTYLIFLKMADEYAKPPYSRDVGIPKEYSWQSLKAKRGAELEGHYIELLRELGSHKGMLGQIFTKAQNKIQDPAKLYRLIDMVDDVQWVTMGADVKGDIYEGLLEKNAEDTKSGAGQYFTPRALIRAMVECVQPEPGKTIADPACGTGGFFLAAYDFITDPKNYQLDKAQKAFLKHEAFHGNEIVANTRRMCLMNMFLHNIGEIDGEGAVSPNDALVAPSARTYDYVLANPPFGKKSSMSFTNEEGEQETDDLTYNRQDFWATTSNKQLNFVQHIRTMLKTTGCAAVVVPDNVLFEGGAGETIRKK, encoded by the coding sequence ATGAGTACGGCACCCATTGTTTCCAAGGTCTGGAGTTTTTGCACCACGCTTCGTGATGACGGCGTTGGCTATGGTGATTATCTGGAGCAGCTGACCTACCTGATTTTCCTCAAGATGGCCGATGAGTACGCAAAGCCGCCATACAGCCGCGACGTGGGGATCCCGAAAGAATATTCTTGGCAGAGCTTGAAAGCGAAACGCGGGGCAGAGCTTGAGGGCCACTACATCGAGCTCTTGCGCGAACTGGGCTCACACAAGGGTATGCTGGGGCAGATATTCACCAAAGCGCAGAACAAGATCCAGGACCCGGCCAAACTGTACCGACTGATCGACATGGTCGATGACGTGCAGTGGGTCACGATGGGCGCCGATGTCAAAGGCGATATCTACGAGGGCCTGCTGGAAAAAAATGCGGAGGACACGAAATCCGGCGCAGGGCAATACTTTACCCCGCGCGCGCTCATTCGTGCCATGGTGGAATGTGTACAGCCGGAGCCGGGCAAGACCATAGCCGATCCGGCCTGCGGCACAGGCGGATTCTTCCTGGCGGCTTATGACTTCATAACCGATCCCAAGAACTACCAGCTCGACAAGGCGCAGAAGGCGTTCCTGAAGCACGAGGCGTTCCACGGGAACGAGATCGTCGCCAATACCCGCCGCATGTGCCTGATGAATATGTTCTTGCACAACATCGGCGAAATCGACGGCGAAGGCGCGGTTTCACCGAACGACGCTCTCGTTGCGCCGAGTGCCCGGACATATGACTATGTTCTGGCAAACCCGCCCTTCGGCAAGAAGAGCTCCATGAGCTTCACCAACGAAGAAGGGGAGCAGGAAACCGATGACCTGACCTACAACAGGCAGGATTTTTGGGCGACGACTTCGAACAAGCAGCTGAACTTCGTCCAGCATATCCGCACGATGCTCAAGACGACGGGCTGTGCCGCCGTTGTGGTGCCTGACAACGTGCTTTTTGAAGGCGGTGCCGGAGAAACGATCCGCAAGAAGTGA